From Planktothrix tepida PCC 9214:
AATGGTGTAGCGGGTTCTTTCAATAATCTGGGAAATACTTATAACCGTCTGGGAGAATATCAAAAAGCGATAGAGTTCTTTCAGCAGTCTCTTTCTATTTTTCAAGAA
This genomic window contains:
- a CDS encoding tetratricopeptide repeat protein produces the protein NGVAGSFNNLGNTYNRLGEYQKAIEFFQQSLSIFQEIGDRNGVAGSFMGLGNAYESLGEYQKAIEFYQQSVS